One window of the Archaeoglobus sulfaticallidus PM70-1 genome contains the following:
- a CDS encoding DUF6885 family protein has translation MRFSVKLLDNFFDIHEEYVKIGSQKENTCGAFSLGCILRGIGFRDLSIDYLAYLARMNIHRNEQRKCDEAREGVSRGELRESFARRLYNEFWYEYEYRVTDDYSESGIGPEGLVLACEKATNGRISCIPVPSRKGNEIYFTKEKFSQLIDYILSEKEVEVVLNYHTSKLLDPNGKFYFLERIIEFNEHPEFFEKWKWNVGHFVGFAGVVEFENSRWILIRDTYKKYGFNGYHLQPEECVRNALLRDDGREGGMLIVVESERKEEIEESLKELGLKISLWDNGSPYVE, from the coding sequence ATGCGATTCAGTGTAAAGCTCCTTGATAATTTTTTTGATATTCATGAAGAGTATGTAAAGATTGGATCACAAAAAGAGAATACTTGTGGAGCCTTCTCTCTTGGATGTATTCTAAGGGGGATTGGGTTTAGGGATTTGAGCATTGATTATCTTGCATACCTCGCCAGGATGAATATTCACAGGAATGAGCAGAGGAAATGCGATGAGGCGAGGGAGGGGGTAAGCAGGGGTGAACTGAGAGAAAGCTTCGCCAGAAGGCTGTATAACGAATTCTGGTACGAGTACGAGTACAGGGTTACAGATGATTACAGCGAGAGTGGTATAGGTCCAGAAGGACTTGTTCTGGCATGTGAGAAAGCAACGAATGGAAGAATTTCATGCATTCCAGTTCCGTCACGGAAAGGAAATGAAATCTACTTCACGAAAGAAAAATTCTCCCAGTTAATAGATTATATACTCTCAGAAAAGGAAGTGGAGGTTGTTCTGAACTACCATACATCGAAGCTTCTTGACCCAAATGGAAAGTTCTACTTTCTGGAGAGGATAATTGAATTCAACGAACATCCAGAATTTTTTGAAAAATGGAAGTGGAATGTTGGACATTTTGTTGGATTTGCGGGAGTTGTTGAATTTGAAAATAGCAGATGGATATTAATCAGGGATACATACAAAAAATACGGTTTCAATGGCTACCACCTTCAGCCAGAAGAATGTGTTAGGAATGCTCTGCTCAGGGATGATGGAAGGGAAGGAGGAATGCTTATCGTAGTTGAATCTGAAAGGAAAGAAGAGATAGAGGAGAGTCTGAAAGAATTGGGGCTAAAAATCAGCCTGTGGGATAATGGGAGCCCATATGTTGAATAA
- a CDS encoding chloride channel protein produces the protein MTQRKPLKTRKLILLAIIVGVISGIGAFVFYTLLEISTKFFIQGLGGYNPYPAGGDIEITKFAFKLPKLPIFLIPAIGGLISGFIVYRFAPEAEGHGTDAVIKAFHRLKGNVRGRVPIVKTIASAITIGSGGSAGREGPIAQIGAGFGSFLGNLLNLSDRDRRILLLCGVSGGIGSIFQSPMGGALFGIEVLYRRDYEVEALVPSFTSSIVAYTVYNLLLGFTNQIHFGTLRIFSTPAVRINSPADLLICLVIAVFAGIIGLIYIKAFYTTHEYFKKVRIPNYFKPMIGGLLTGLIAIYIPEAMGMGYGIVQLAIDGKILSIYGNLTLLFIFIFIFAKILATSFTIGSGGSGGVFAPSVVIGGMIGAFVGYAFQSFGVVEEPAFFVLVGMASFVSAVAKTPIASIIMVLEMTGGYNLLPALMISSILAYKITGDNSIYSEQVPTRVDSPVHRAEMVIDVLENVKVGDAMVPAEKVVTVTPEMKLIEVMKMIEETGHMGYPVMENGKIVGIITFEDVERVPFEERNVKTVADVMTKDIIATYPDETLEDALKKLASRNIGRLPVLSRDDSKLVGLITRSDIMRAHAKEVLRLER, from the coding sequence GTGACTCAGAGAAAACCATTGAAGACGAGAAAACTGATATTGTTGGCAATAATTGTTGGTGTTATTTCTGGAATAGGTGCTTTTGTCTTCTATACATTGCTTGAGATTTCAACAAAGTTCTTTATTCAGGGGCTGGGTGGATACAACCCGTATCCAGCGGGAGGAGATATCGAGATAACGAAGTTTGCTTTCAAACTCCCGAAATTGCCTATATTTTTAATACCCGCTATTGGTGGGTTAATCAGTGGCTTTATTGTCTACAGATTCGCCCCTGAAGCAGAGGGACACGGTACTGATGCAGTCATAAAGGCTTTTCACAGGCTTAAGGGGAATGTGAGGGGGAGGGTGCCGATAGTCAAAACCATAGCTTCAGCCATAACCATTGGTTCAGGAGGCAGTGCGGGGAGAGAAGGTCCTATAGCTCAGATTGGTGCAGGCTTTGGTTCTTTTCTTGGAAACTTGCTGAACCTCTCAGACAGAGATAGAAGGATATTGCTGCTGTGTGGTGTCTCGGGTGGTATTGGCAGCATATTCCAGTCTCCAATGGGTGGAGCCCTTTTCGGAATAGAGGTTCTCTACAGAAGGGATTATGAGGTTGAAGCTCTTGTGCCAAGCTTCACATCTTCCATAGTAGCGTATACTGTTTACAACCTACTTCTGGGATTTACAAACCAAATCCATTTCGGAACGCTGAGGATATTCTCAACTCCTGCGGTCAGAATAAACTCTCCTGCTGACCTCTTAATCTGTCTTGTAATAGCTGTTTTCGCTGGGATTATTGGGTTGATCTACATTAAGGCGTTCTACACAACCCACGAATACTTCAAAAAAGTTAGAATTCCTAACTACTTTAAACCTATGATAGGTGGATTACTTACTGGACTTATAGCAATCTACATCCCTGAAGCAATGGGAATGGGTTATGGTATAGTGCAGCTCGCAATCGATGGCAAAATCCTAAGCATTTACGGAAACTTAACTTTGCTGTTCATATTCATCTTCATATTTGCAAAAATACTGGCTACGTCCTTCACCATAGGCTCAGGAGGTAGTGGTGGAGTTTTTGCACCATCAGTTGTCATAGGCGGTATGATCGGTGCTTTTGTTGGTTATGCTTTCCAGTCATTTGGGGTTGTAGAAGAACCAGCATTTTTCGTGCTTGTAGGAATGGCATCTTTCGTTTCTGCAGTAGCCAAGACCCCAATAGCTTCGATAATAATGGTACTCGAAATGACGGGTGGTTACAATCTTTTACCAGCTTTGATGATCTCATCAATCCTTGCATACAAAATAACCGGAGACAACTCAATCTATAGTGAGCAGGTTCCAACGAGGGTTGACAGTCCGGTACATCGGGCAGAGATGGTAATAGATGTTCTTGAGAATGTAAAGGTTGGAGATGCGATGGTTCCGGCTGAGAAGGTCGTGACTGTAACTCCTGAAATGAAGTTGATTGAGGTTATGAAAATGATTGAAGAAACGGGGCATATGGGTTATCCGGTAATGGAGAATGGAAAAATTGTTGGAATCATAACATTTGAGGATGTTGAAAGGGTGCCGTTTGAGGAAAGGAATGTTAAGACTGTAGCTGATGTGATGACAAAAGATATAATCGCAACTTACCCGGATGAGACGCTTGAAGATGCATTAAAGAAGTTAGCTTCGAGAAACATTGGCAGACTTCCAGTGCTTTCAAGGGATGACTCAAAGCTCGTTGGGCTGATAACGAGATCTGATATAATGAGGGCTCACGCCAAAGAGGTGCTCAGGCTGGAGAGATAA
- a CDS encoding aldehyde ferredoxin oxidoreductase N-terminal domain-containing protein gives MSFTGKALEINLSDMKYEEIEIDDHVYEKHAGIIGIAYEFAEKLAGRYDPLSPENFVILSAGILTNTGIPGATKTIAVTKNPLNNTYGPAVGGGAFARNMKRAGYDMVILKGKAKHPVWIDINSKIEINKANFWGKDIVETTKLLNSNSVLAIGKAGENRVPIALALIDAIHHIGKGGLGAVLGSKNVKAIRVRGSKDAKIAKPDEFSRVVREFKNKVKSDKVTKIYSDIGIMSAWDAWAKLGYLTRRMKSEVVDADTLKEFGVEKYKERIKKRSTGCVGCPARCKSVLEVEVDGKKVESLASLYLGVAYEFGVKCGVESAEKAVLCHDLANRMGIDAMTFAELFDILATLKESGKTDIDIERSAECVMKYLKLVANREGIGEYIGKGIKGLKGLCEFEDYFIKGIEPIFDPRISFGSEAFGLLTNPRGAQEGPVTITVIPGRKKESIIRYMRSIGASDELIEATFRNGFNSALYTISAENWLWLLNGMGLCRRESIARSLNIDTVRDMFNYATGFNLSNEEMIKASAEAFGVARKLNCSEGYTYKDDLPPKKFFTPLQTWVGKKVWRDYLTNETVDYDHVMKMLGDYYSMRGWKNGCP, from the coding sequence ATGAGCTTTACTGGTAAAGCACTTGAAATAAACCTCAGTGATATGAAGTATGAAGAAATAGAAATCGATGATCATGTTTACGAGAAGCATGCTGGGATAATTGGCATCGCCTATGAATTTGCTGAAAAACTTGCTGGAAGATACGATCCGCTAAGTCCCGAAAATTTTGTAATTTTATCTGCGGGGATTTTAACCAATACTGGAATTCCCGGAGCTACTAAAACGATAGCTGTAACAAAGAACCCGCTGAACAACACCTACGGCCCAGCAGTTGGAGGTGGTGCATTTGCGAGAAATATGAAAAGGGCTGGTTACGACATGGTTATCTTGAAGGGAAAAGCTAAACATCCTGTGTGGATTGATATAAACAGTAAAATCGAGATAAATAAGGCGAATTTCTGGGGGAAAGATATCGTTGAGACAACGAAACTTCTTAACTCGAACAGCGTTCTTGCAATCGGTAAGGCTGGAGAAAATAGGGTGCCAATTGCTCTCGCTCTGATAGATGCCATACACCACATCGGCAAGGGCGGGCTTGGAGCTGTTCTAGGTTCAAAAAATGTGAAAGCAATCAGAGTTAGAGGAAGTAAAGATGCAAAGATTGCAAAACCAGATGAATTTAGTAGAGTTGTTAGAGAGTTCAAGAATAAGGTCAAATCTGACAAGGTTACAAAAATCTATTCCGATATCGGCATAATGTCTGCATGGGATGCATGGGCAAAACTTGGATATCTCACAAGGAGAATGAAGAGTGAAGTGGTAGATGCAGACACTCTAAAGGAATTTGGAGTTGAGAAGTATAAAGAACGGATAAAGAAAAGAAGTACAGGGTGCGTAGGATGTCCAGCACGATGTAAGTCTGTTCTCGAAGTAGAAGTTGATGGGAAAAAAGTCGAGAGCCTTGCATCTCTGTATCTTGGAGTTGCATATGAATTTGGTGTGAAGTGTGGTGTGGAAAGTGCTGAAAAGGCGGTTTTATGTCATGATTTGGCAAACAGAATGGGCATCGATGCCATGACTTTCGCAGAGCTTTTTGATATACTTGCAACACTTAAAGAATCTGGAAAAACTGATATCGATATTGAAAGGAGTGCTGAATGCGTTATGAAGTACCTTAAGCTTGTCGCAAATCGAGAAGGTATAGGTGAGTACATTGGAAAGGGTATTAAAGGACTCAAAGGACTTTGTGAATTCGAGGATTATTTCATAAAGGGAATTGAACCCATTTTTGATCCTCGTATATCTTTTGGAAGCGAAGCTTTTGGCTTGCTGACAAATCCAAGAGGAGCTCAGGAAGGTCCGGTAACGATCACAGTCATTCCCGGAAGGAAGAAGGAGAGTATCATAAGATACATGAGGTCTATCGGAGCAAGTGATGAGTTGATTGAAGCAACATTTCGCAATGGTTTCAATTCAGCCCTCTATACGATCTCTGCTGAAAACTGGCTCTGGCTACTTAATGGAATGGGATTGTGCAGGAGAGAGAGCATAGCAAGAAGCCTGAATATAGACACTGTGAGAGATATGTTCAACTATGCAACAGGTTTCAACCTCTCAAACGAGGAAATGATCAAAGCATCTGCAGAAGCATTTGGTGTTGCAAGAAAGCTGAACTGTAGTGAAGGATACACTTACAAAGACGATTTACCACCTAAAAAGTTCTTCACACCACTTCAGACGTGGGTTGGAAAAAAGGTCTGGAGGGATTACCTAACAAATGAGACAGTGGATTATGATCATGTAATGAAAATGCTTGGAGACTATTACAGTATGCGGGGCTGGAAAAATGGATGTCCTTAA
- a CDS encoding PAS domain S-box protein, producing the protein MEGKCNTEIKELIPDVFEVMNDAVVITNIAGKILFVNKEFERITGFKREEVVGKAVTGLEIRPEEMKDRVVKEIMPELMEKGYVRNVEGLVRRRDGTEVHVLISLSLMRDADGKPTHTVRVIRDITDIKKLEERKRRAERALRVLSRVNEEIVRVGDEKELLERVCKVIVEEGGYAYTWIGYAESDKTVRPVAKAGIDGYADVIKVTWDESETGKGPTGSAIRMGKPAIVRDIETDPVFTPWRDFALKRGFASSIALPLIHGDSVFGALNIYSSERDAFDGGETELLKKLSENLSYAIAVLREKKVKERMEVLYGTIVENTGTALVIIDEDTTVKFANHEAEKLYGQSKEELVGKSWMEFIPEEEIERLMRYHKLRQIDPTLAPSRYETKIVDVKGNVKNVFITASMVSAEQCILSIIDITEMKKLEKELVESEIKYKTLFEKSPIGVVLTGTDMTVLDCNESALKIFGMDRDVIGRKWPDLGIFHHEDLPRILEEFYRGVQDKIFELKLKVTVEGREKWIKVLSVLIEKDGKPYAFLSMIHDITEDMATKKEMEKMIKQLDLLYSIDLGILSVKPFDKILKESLRGLREIVDYDLACIAVYSGSEVKTLAEPEISQNIQRLFADRNIEVEMKKVDGILELETLSRLEVELLKNGMKSYIVLPLIARDERIGSLMLASKKIISDDDFEFVKSLVNQFAIALHEAVLFEQRKVAYKQIEDNIEKFAILVDHIRNPLAAISGLAETRVDDEETRELILSQVERIVDTVERLDRGWLESELIRNFLKRSGSQG; encoded by the coding sequence ATGGAGGGTAAGTGTAATACAGAAATCAAAGAGCTAATACCTGATGTCTTTGAAGTGATGAATGATGCTGTTGTAATTACCAATATAGCTGGAAAAATACTGTTTGTTAATAAAGAGTTTGAAAGGATTACTGGATTTAAAAGGGAAGAAGTGGTTGGAAAAGCAGTTACAGGACTTGAAATCCGTCCGGAAGAGATGAAGGATAGAGTTGTTAAAGAAATAATGCCAGAGCTTATGGAGAAAGGCTATGTCAGGAATGTAGAGGGACTTGTGAGGCGTAGGGATGGAACAGAAGTTCATGTTCTGATAAGCCTTTCTTTAATGAGGGATGCTGATGGAAAACCAACTCACACGGTTCGCGTTATAAGAGATATAACAGATATTAAAAAGCTTGAGGAAAGGAAGAGAAGAGCTGAAAGAGCTTTGAGGGTTTTAAGCAGGGTAAATGAAGAAATAGTCCGTGTTGGTGATGAAAAGGAGTTGCTGGAGAGAGTTTGTAAGGTGATTGTGGAGGAGGGTGGTTATGCATACACATGGATTGGTTATGCGGAAAGCGATAAGACCGTCAGACCCGTTGCAAAGGCAGGAATTGATGGTTATGCTGATGTGATCAAGGTTACATGGGATGAGAGTGAGACGGGAAAAGGTCCAACAGGGTCTGCAATAAGGATGGGGAAACCAGCTATCGTTAGAGATATTGAAACGGATCCAGTTTTCACCCCGTGGAGGGATTTCGCACTGAAAAGAGGTTTTGCCTCATCAATAGCTTTACCACTCATCCATGGGGACTCTGTTTTCGGTGCTTTGAACATCTATTCCTCCGAAAGGGATGCGTTTGATGGGGGGGAAACTGAACTGCTGAAAAAACTTTCAGAGAACCTGTCTTATGCGATTGCGGTGTTGAGGGAAAAGAAGGTGAAAGAGAGAATGGAAGTGTTATACGGAACGATTGTTGAAAATACCGGAACAGCATTGGTGATCATAGATGAAGATACAACCGTAAAATTCGCAAACCACGAAGCTGAGAAATTGTATGGACAGTCAAAAGAAGAGTTAGTTGGTAAAAGCTGGATGGAATTTATTCCAGAGGAGGAGATTGAAAGATTGATGAGGTATCACAAGCTAAGACAGATAGATCCAACTCTCGCTCCATCCAGATATGAAACAAAAATAGTTGATGTAAAGGGGAATGTTAAAAATGTTTTCATTACGGCTTCGATGGTTTCTGCAGAGCAGTGCATTTTATCCATCATTGATATCACGGAAATGAAAAAGCTTGAGAAAGAATTGGTGGAAAGCGAGATCAAATACAAAACGCTATTTGAGAAGTCACCCATAGGTGTTGTGCTGACTGGAACTGACATGACGGTACTTGACTGCAACGAATCCGCATTAAAGATTTTTGGCATGGATAGAGATGTTATCGGAAGGAAGTGGCCAGATCTCGGTATTTTCCATCATGAAGACCTTCCACGTATTTTGGAGGAATTTTACAGAGGTGTGCAGGATAAAATTTTTGAGTTAAAGTTAAAGGTAACGGTTGAGGGTAGAGAGAAGTGGATTAAGGTTCTATCGGTCTTGATTGAGAAGGATGGCAAACCTTATGCTTTTCTGAGCATGATACACGACATCACAGAGGATATGGCAACTAAGAAAGAGATGGAAAAGATGATAAAACAGCTGGACCTCCTATATTCAATCGATTTAGGAATTCTTTCTGTAAAACCATTTGATAAAATATTGAAGGAATCTCTGAGAGGTTTGAGAGAGATAGTAGATTATGATCTTGCCTGCATTGCTGTGTACAGTGGAAGTGAGGTGAAGACCTTAGCGGAACCGGAAATCAGTCAAAACATACAGCGGCTTTTTGCTGATAGAAATATTGAAGTGGAAATGAAGAAGGTAGATGGCATTTTGGAGCTTGAGACTCTGTCAAGGCTGGAGGTGGAGCTTTTAAAGAACGGAATGAAATCCTACATTGTTTTACCACTGATTGCGAGAGATGAAAGAATAGGTTCGCTCATGTTGGCATCGAAGAAAATAATCTCTGATGATGATTTTGAGTTTGTAAAGAGCCTCGTAAACCAGTTTGCCATCGCGCTTCATGAGGCTGTGCTTTTTGAGCAGAGAAAAGTTGCATACAAGCAAATAGAAGACAACATAGAGAAATTTGCAATTCTCGTTGACCACATCAGAAACCCACTCGCAGCAATCTCCGGACTTGCAGAAACAAGAGTGGATGATGAGGAAACAAGGGAACTTATACTCAGTCAGGTTGAAAGGATTGTGGATACTGTTGAAAGACTCGACAGGGGGTGGCTCGAGTCTGAACTCATACGAAATTTTCTGAAAAGGTCTGGAAGTCAAGGTTAA
- a CDS encoding MBL fold metallo-hydrolase has translation MIDEFGEVKKAEVFILADNFVPKPGKFIAEYGFSAFLKIYGDEEIGVLLDTGAGYAIEHNWEQFSLCWDEVNYIVLSHRHFDHTGGLLKVLDKTNAPIIAHPNLFKPSFLWVRGRFVDGSLPFPESLIREKARIYMIRDPLKIAPGVVISGEIPRVTDFEKSPETFSLEDGRFVNDRMDDDMAVFIKTKKGLSIITGCAHSGVVNTVKRGMELSGESPFMVAGGFHLIFADRERIQKTAEELMVAKLIAPTHCSGFGVAGEIVRRDPSKYIPIGAGIRFEI, from the coding sequence ATGATAGATGAGTTTGGTGAGGTAAAAAAAGCTGAAGTCTTCATTCTCGCAGACAACTTCGTTCCGAAACCCGGGAAGTTTATAGCTGAGTATGGATTTTCAGCCTTCCTGAAGATTTATGGTGATGAGGAGATTGGAGTTCTGCTTGATACTGGTGCTGGCTATGCAATAGAGCATAACTGGGAACAGTTCTCTCTCTGCTGGGATGAGGTGAACTACATCGTGCTCAGCCACAGACATTTCGATCACACAGGTGGTTTGCTCAAAGTTCTGGATAAAACAAATGCACCGATTATAGCACACCCAAACCTCTTCAAGCCGAGCTTTCTCTGGGTGAGAGGGAGGTTTGTTGATGGCTCTCTACCATTCCCTGAAAGCCTGATCAGGGAGAAGGCGAGGATATACATGATCAGAGACCCATTGAAGATAGCTCCCGGCGTTGTGATAAGCGGTGAGATCCCAAGGGTTACAGATTTCGAGAAGAGTCCGGAGACTTTCAGCCTCGAGGATGGCAGGTTCGTTAATGACCGAATGGATGATGATATGGCAGTCTTCATAAAAACGAAGAAGGGCTTATCGATCATTACAGGATGCGCTCACTCTGGAGTTGTGAACACGGTTAAGAGAGGGATGGAGTTGAGCGGAGAGAGCCCGTTCATGGTCGCTGGCGGGTTCCATCTCATCTTTGCTGATAGAGAAAGAATTCAGAAAACGGCAGAGGAGTTGATGGTAGCTAAGCTCATAGCCCCAACCCATTGCTCCGGGTTTGGAGTAGCTGGTGAGATAGTAAGGAGAGATCCATCCAAGTACATACCGATTGGTGCAGGAATCAGGTTTGAGATCTGA
- a CDS encoding glutamine synthetase family protein, which translates to MELDEILKLIEEKGIEYIRYLYIDNDGVVRGKMGNAKNAKSDLVSGVTYVSCMQSAFGALDLLTPNSIYGCVGELKHIPDLNTFRIVPYAEKTAMVIGDFYTRDMKIFEADPRPILKQKLSELDFEIKSAFETEFYLFDSNSKPYDDALCFATPAMNASNEFAIRVKEYLEMQDVFVEHFYPEYGPGQYEIAVKPACGITSADNQIILRETVRGVAQGLGLTASFMPKPSNELPGSGVHIHISLWKDGENLFADGSDLSDLAYHFIGGILKHMKALLAFTASTVNSYKRLLPHNWASAYACYGFENREAAIRIPLPIHKKEKETLHLEIKPVDGCNNPYLVLGSIIAAGVDGIKNKIDPGDPVDKDPADMSEAERDRYGVERFPQNLGEAIAELEKDRMFEEFWGRTLYEEYLKTKKFEWEAFCQHVTDWEINKYLKAF; encoded by the coding sequence GTGGAGCTTGATGAAATTCTGAAGCTTATTGAAGAAAAAGGGATAGAATATATCAGATATCTGTACATTGACAACGATGGTGTTGTGAGAGGTAAAATGGGAAATGCAAAAAATGCTAAAAGCGACCTTGTGAGCGGAGTGACATACGTTTCATGCATGCAGTCTGCTTTCGGTGCACTTGATCTGCTGACACCAAACTCGATATATGGCTGTGTTGGTGAACTCAAGCACATACCTGACTTAAATACATTCAGAATCGTTCCATATGCTGAAAAAACTGCAATGGTTATTGGAGATTTTTACACGAGAGATATGAAAATATTCGAGGCTGATCCGAGACCAATTCTCAAGCAAAAACTCAGTGAGCTTGATTTTGAAATTAAATCAGCATTTGAAACAGAATTCTATCTTTTCGACAGCAACTCAAAACCATATGATGATGCATTGTGCTTTGCCACTCCAGCCATGAACGCATCTAACGAATTTGCAATCAGGGTAAAAGAATATCTCGAAATGCAGGATGTATTTGTTGAACACTTCTATCCGGAGTATGGTCCAGGACAGTATGAGATAGCGGTAAAACCAGCTTGTGGAATAACCTCTGCTGACAATCAGATAATACTCAGAGAGACTGTAAGGGGTGTTGCGCAGGGTTTAGGACTGACAGCGAGCTTTATGCCGAAACCCTCCAACGAGCTACCTGGTTCGGGTGTCCACATCCACATAAGTCTCTGGAAAGATGGTGAGAACCTGTTTGCTGACGGAAGTGATTTGAGCGATTTGGCCTACCACTTCATAGGGGGAATATTAAAGCATATGAAAGCATTGCTTGCCTTCACAGCCTCAACAGTAAACTCCTACAAGAGACTACTGCCCCATAACTGGGCATCAGCCTATGCCTGTTACGGGTTTGAGAATAGGGAAGCTGCGATAAGAATACCTCTGCCCATTCACAAAAAGGAAAAAGAAACACTCCATCTTGAAATAAAACCAGTTGATGGTTGCAACAATCCGTATCTTGTCCTGGGGAGCATAATTGCCGCTGGAGTGGATGGGATAAAGAATAAAATCGATCCCGGAGACCCAGTGGACAAAGATCCAGCAGATATGAGTGAAGCCGAGAGAGATAGGTATGGTGTAGAAAGATTTCCACAAAATCTCGGTGAAGCGATTGCTGAACTTGAAAAAGACAGAATGTTTGAAGAATTCTGGGGCAGAACGCTTTACGAAGAGTATCTCAAAACCAAAAAGTTTGAGTGGGAAGCATTTTGCCAGCATGTAACGGATTGGGAAATTAATAAATATCTGAAAGCCTTCTAA
- a CDS encoding M20 family metallopeptidase — MLNKLSLKIENKEKRYIDILKELVKKESLSGREGRIGEDSIANLVWEYVNDIGVSATFHEVDNSHNIVCEVGEGERCIVFSAHMDTVSAGDYGKWLTDPFGAEEGVVRYLGNSAVEVEVCGKRVRGKIRDQMDRIWKMRKEKEKKIIYGRGSFDNKASVAILLFLLDILGDIEMDGKIYAVFTVREEVDAEGIKHFIKTYKRDFDKFRERYAVVLEGSYSFMPVIAHRGVCWAYIRTYGKRCHASTPHLGRNAVVEMCRIVDYLEANKRRIIDELYEHSEDRLLGKPTFSITSIVGGGIRKVVGGKIDRIDLNVIPDFCESSVDIRYGRGITAELIHDFFTREIKKVSQDFEFTVEEETFYPSAGIGNSFDDAMEDDFVKAVMESSGINQVGIAPGASEGAFLHSAGFKTLVEFGPAGAFSHDAHEYVEIDEIKRGVKVTTTLLNKMGFV, encoded by the coding sequence ATGTTGAATAAATTATCTTTAAAGATAGAAAATAAAGAGAAGAGATACATCGACATCTTAAAAGAACTGGTAAAGAAAGAGAGTCTTAGCGGCAGGGAGGGTAGAATAGGAGAAGACAGCATAGCAAACCTTGTTTGGGAATATGTGAATGATATTGGTGTCAGTGCAACCTTCCACGAGGTTGATAATTCACATAACATAGTCTGTGAGGTTGGAGAAGGAGAAAGATGCATCGTTTTTTCTGCTCACATGGACACAGTCTCTGCTGGAGATTACGGAAAATGGCTCACTGACCCTTTTGGAGCTGAAGAGGGTGTGGTTAGGTATCTCGGCAATTCTGCTGTTGAGGTAGAAGTTTGTGGTAAGAGAGTGAGAGGGAAAATCAGAGATCAGATGGATAGAATCTGGAAAATGCGAAAAGAAAAGGAAAAAAAGATAATTTACGGGAGAGGGAGCTTCGATAATAAAGCTTCTGTAGCAATTCTTCTGTTTCTCCTTGATATTTTAGGAGATATAGAAATGGACGGAAAGATATATGCTGTTTTTACTGTGCGTGAAGAGGTTGATGCTGAAGGAATCAAACATTTTATTAAAACCTATAAGCGAGATTTTGATAAATTTAGGGAAAGGTATGCGGTTGTCTTGGAAGGGTCTTACTCCTTCATGCCAGTCATAGCCCATAGAGGTGTTTGCTGGGCATACATCAGGACCTATGGGAAGAGATGCCACGCCTCAACACCTCATCTCGGTAGAAATGCTGTTGTTGAGATGTGCAGAATTGTAGATTACTTGGAGGCAAACAAAAGAAGAATCATTGATGAGCTTTACGAACATTCAGAAGACAGACTGCTTGGAAAACCGACCTTCAGCATAACTTCAATTGTGGGTGGTGGGATAAGAAAGGTTGTGGGCGGTAAAATAGATAGAATCGATCTGAATGTCATACCGGATTTTTGCGAATCCTCTGTTGATATTAGATACGGGAGGGGCATAACAGCTGAACTCATTCACGATTTCTTTACGAGAGAAATCAAAAAAGTATCGCAGGATTTCGAGTTTACAGTAGAGGAAGAGACTTTTTATCCTTCTGCGGGGATTGGTAACTCTTTTGATGATGCAATGGAAGATGATTTTGTTAAAGCGGTGATGGAAAGTAGCGGAATAAACCAAGTTGGTATAGCACCGGGTGCGAGTGAAGGGGCTTTTTTGCACTCAGCTGGTTTTAAGACACTCGTAGAATTTGGACCGGCTGGAGCTTTCTCCCACGACGCACATGAATATGTTGAAATAGATGAGATAAAAAGGGGCGTAAAGGTTACAACAACTTTACTTAACAAAATGGGATTTGTATAA
- a CDS encoding GNAT family N-acetyltransferase yields the protein MKLDSIEFKEFTARDKIKEPFTIRKYIHEEDREKLIQMYENFDPSLRCLGLPPITRVAIENWIDYLAKNGFALVAEKDGRIIGHVVIVPTEDGKKADITIFIHQDFQNRGVGQILMKTMIDLCRKIGFDGIMLVTERTNARAIHVYKKLGFEVVSPYIEYDMYLDLKKSEGTEKPEESKEEKVVISPA from the coding sequence ATGAAGCTGGATTCAATTGAGTTCAAAGAGTTCACAGCCAGAGACAAGATTAAAGAGCCTTTCACGATCAGGAAGTATATACATGAGGAGGACAGAGAAAAACTCATTCAGATGTACGAGAACTTTGATCCCTCGCTCAGGTGCCTCGGGTTGCCTCCGATAACGAGGGTTGCAATAGAAAACTGGATAGACTATCTGGCAAAAAACGGTTTTGCTCTCGTTGCTGAAAAAGATGGGAGGATTATCGGTCATGTTGTTATTGTACCTACCGAAGATGGCAAAAAAGCAGATATAACGATCTTCATCCACCAGGATTTCCAGAACAGGGGTGTTGGACAGATTCTGATGAAAACGATGATAGATCTCTGCAGAAAAATTGGCTTTGATGGGATAATGCTTGTCACAGAAAGAACAAACGCAAGAGCGATCCATGTTTACAAGAAGCTCGGTTTTGAGGTTGTCAGCCCATACATCGAATACGACATGTATCTCGATCTAAAAAAGTCTGAAGGGACTGAAAAGCCTGAGGAATCCAAGGAAGAAAAAGTGGTTATCTCTCCAGCCTGA